In Methanosarcina barkeri MS, a single window of DNA contains:
- a CDS encoding ABC transporter substrate-binding protein yields the protein MDRNFKFILLTCMLLAVIGASACIGGDKDETAKGDSFGENSQDLVVGISSDVNNWYLDKFADGDARFVWSQVYETLVRLDSNLNITPGLAESWETPDNGTTWLFHLRKNVTFHDGTPFNSDSVVFSYSNKSYVRQAVLKPIKSVEAIDNYTVKFVLQKPMPLPFYLTHVAWPIMGPGCLDKAGNFVKPVGTGPFKFESQTKDQEIVLTRNDAYWGNKSLLDKVIFKVIPDPSTQVMAFENGELDMIIKVPEYDVKRLEAKKGIQVQRKLSTFTDFLQFNCDKTPFNDTKIRQSVAYAIDTNTLVNGVLNGIGKPAGGRPYSPNMMYSDPDLKTYSQDLDKSKALLKEAGWEDSNGDGILEKDGSPLNCTLLVSKGAWAARHTLMAQVVQEDLRKIGMNVEIQVLDEGAISKLEGVGNFGMILRSGYFVWGPYPKHFFIHHSKSPYSHYHNETYDQLVDAADSTIDPQKQKEFYYALQAFVIKEVPAFYLVHEEKVVATGPSVKGFVITAEDPWLDLSGVYLERK from the coding sequence ATGGATCGGAATTTCAAATTTATTTTATTAACCTGCATGCTGCTTGCAGTAATTGGTGCAAGTGCCTGCATAGGCGGAGATAAGGATGAAACTGCCAAAGGAGACAGTTTCGGGGAAAACTCTCAGGACCTTGTTGTGGGCATAAGTTCAGACGTTAACAACTGGTATCTTGACAAGTTTGCGGATGGCGATGCCAGGTTTGTTTGGTCTCAAGTCTATGAAACCCTTGTAAGGCTTGACTCTAACCTGAATATTACCCCAGGACTCGCCGAGTCGTGGGAAACGCCTGACAACGGAACGACATGGCTCTTCCACCTACGCAAGAATGTGACCTTCCATGATGGTACACCTTTTAACTCAGACTCGGTTGTGTTTTCCTACTCTAACAAATCTTATGTGAGACAGGCAGTACTGAAACCGATTAAAAGTGTAGAGGCTATTGATAACTATACCGTGAAATTTGTTCTCCAAAAACCCATGCCTCTGCCTTTTTACCTGACTCATGTAGCCTGGCCCATAATGGGGCCTGGCTGTCTTGATAAAGCAGGAAATTTTGTCAAACCGGTAGGGACAGGTCCTTTTAAGTTTGAATCGCAGACAAAAGATCAGGAAATAGTGCTTACCAGAAATGACGCTTACTGGGGAAATAAGTCTCTGCTTGACAAGGTTATTTTTAAAGTTATCCCTGATCCTTCTACGCAAGTTATGGCTTTTGAGAATGGGGAACTGGATATGATTATCAAGGTTCCAGAGTACGATGTCAAGAGGCTCGAAGCCAAAAAAGGTATCCAGGTTCAAAGGAAGTTAAGTACCTTTACGGATTTCCTTCAATTCAATTGCGATAAAACTCCTTTTAACGACACAAAAATACGCCAGAGTGTTGCTTATGCAATCGATACCAATACCCTGGTGAACGGTGTTCTTAACGGCATTGGAAAACCGGCAGGAGGAAGACCGTATTCCCCCAACATGATGTACTCTGACCCTGACCTGAAGACATATTCGCAAGACCTTGATAAATCAAAGGCTCTACTTAAAGAAGCAGGATGGGAAGATTCCAATGGGGATGGAATTTTAGAAAAAGATGGAAGTCCCTTGAATTGTACCTTGCTTGTAAGTAAGGGTGCATGGGCAGCCAGGCATACTCTTATGGCTCAGGTTGTGCAGGAAGATCTCAGGAAAATAGGAATGAATGTGGAAATTCAAGTACTTGATGAGGGAGCGATCAGCAAACTAGAAGGTGTGGGAAACTTTGGCATGATACTAAGAAGTGGCTATTTTGTATGGGGCCCCTATCCAAAACACTTCTTTATTCACCATTCTAAAAGTCCTTACTCTCACTACCACAATGAAACCTACGACCAGCTTGTAGACGCAGCAGATTCGACCATAGATCCACAGAAACAGAAGGAATTCTATTACGCTCTACAGGCCTTTGTAATAAAAGAAGTCCCTGCTTTTTATCTTGTACATGAAGAAAAGGTGGTAGCAACCGGCCCTTCTGTAAAAGGCTTTGTGATAACAGCAGAAGATCCCTGGCTGGATCTTTCTGGAGTTTATCTTGAAAGAAAGTAA
- the nikB gene encoding nickel ABC transporter permease, with product MELKRWKIKLKMKCLRASEIKRSISENDRKVRRISMWKYIAKRLAMVLVVISGVTLVSFVAMYLAPGDPAELIALERYGQDLDASQIESVREAEGLDAPVYFQYFIWLDHLLHLDLGRSIITSDDVLEEILLKLPATIELTVAGLLISLLIALPIGVLGALQKNTLLDNCCAFISLIGISIPNFWLGILLIWLFSLTLHIFPSYGYGSLNHLALPALTLGISMSSITARLTRASLMEVMEKEYILAARARGFDEYTIVLRHALKNALLPVVTFAGMQLGYLLGGAVIVETIFSWPGIGKLLVDSIFARDFSMVQGCVLFIAVLFSLSSLAVDILYAVLDPRIRYDMYD from the coding sequence ATGGAACTTAAGAGATGGAAGATAAAACTTAAAATGAAATGTCTGAGAGCATCAGAAATTAAGAGATCGATATCAGAAAATGACAGAAAAGTAAGAAGAATATCTATGTGGAAGTACATTGCAAAGCGCTTGGCCATGGTACTAGTAGTAATATCAGGGGTTACTCTTGTTTCTTTTGTTGCTATGTACCTTGCGCCAGGAGATCCTGCTGAGCTCATAGCTCTTGAGAGATATGGACAGGATCTCGATGCAAGCCAGATTGAATCCGTCAGGGAAGCAGAAGGACTTGATGCTCCTGTTTATTTCCAGTACTTTATATGGCTGGATCATCTCTTGCATCTTGATCTTGGAAGATCTATTATAACCTCTGATGATGTCCTTGAAGAAATTCTCCTGAAGTTACCGGCGACTATAGAACTTACAGTTGCCGGCTTATTAATCTCTCTCCTAATCGCCTTACCTATAGGAGTTCTGGGCGCTCTCCAGAAAAATACTCTGCTTGACAATTGTTGCGCGTTTATTTCCCTGATAGGTATTTCTATCCCTAACTTCTGGCTTGGAATTCTTCTGATCTGGCTTTTTTCCCTGACTCTTCATATTTTCCCTAGCTATGGGTATGGAAGCCTGAATCACCTTGCTCTTCCTGCTCTAACCCTTGGAATTTCAATGTCTTCAATTACAGCCAGACTTACCCGAGCTAGCCTTATGGAGGTGATGGAGAAGGAATATATTTTGGCTGCACGTGCCAGAGGATTTGATGAGTATACTATCGTTTTACGGCATGCACTGAAAAATGCCTTACTCCCAGTTGTTACATTTGCAGGAATGCAATTGGGTTATCTTCTTGGAGGAGCTGTTATTGTGGAAACAATTTTCTCCTGGCCAGGTATCGGAAAACTTCTTGTTGATTCGATCTTTGCAAGAGACTTCTCTATGGTTCAGGGCTGTGTTCTTTTTATCGCAGTGCTCTTTTCTCTTTCCAGTCTTGCAGTAGATATATTGTATGCAGTGCTTGACCCGAGAATCAGGTATGACATGTATGATTGA
- a CDS encoding DUF7839 domain-containing protein, translating into MIKILQTKSGVTKFQVLIEIAAHQPNVRQKEIAAKIGITPQAVSEYIKELVNDGLIVTEGRVRYRITKEGVEWVLDNATEMKQYARFVMEDIINHISTWTAIAKEDVKEDQQVYLKMEGGLLYVSSTEKTGASGNVISDASAGEDVGVTSLRGLIDLENATITICKVPRIERGGSRKVDIERLRVLTSSKPYIAAIGVEALIALRKLDITPNVMFGSNESVIEAAYHGLSSLVVSVDEQVPSLLNRLETENLEYELVDLTLE; encoded by the coding sequence ATGATCAAAATCCTCCAAACTAAAAGTGGAGTAACCAAGTTTCAGGTCCTTATCGAAATTGCAGCCCACCAACCGAACGTAAGACAAAAAGAAATTGCCGCAAAGATAGGAATAACTCCCCAGGCAGTTTCCGAATATATTAAAGAACTTGTAAATGACGGGCTGATAGTTACTGAGGGACGGGTCCGCTATAGGATTACAAAAGAAGGTGTGGAATGGGTCCTTGATAATGCCACGGAAATGAAGCAGTATGCCCGCTTTGTCATGGAGGACATAATCAACCATATCTCAACCTGGACAGCAATTGCAAAAGAGGATGTAAAGGAAGACCAGCAGGTATACCTGAAAATGGAAGGTGGACTCCTGTACGTAAGCAGCACGGAAAAAACAGGTGCATCAGGCAATGTAATTTCCGACGCATCTGCTGGAGAAGATGTAGGAGTAACAAGCCTGCGAGGCCTGATCGACCTGGAAAATGCTACAATTACAATCTGCAAGGTCCCAAGGATTGAGCGTGGAGGCTCAAGAAAAGTAGATATTGAACGCCTGAGGGTTCTGACAAGCTCAAAACCCTATATCGCAGCTATAGGCGTGGAAGCACTTATAGCCCTGCGCAAGCTCGACATAACCCCGAATGTTATGTTCGGAAGTAACGAATCAGTTATTGAGGCTGCATACCATGGCTTATCATCCCTTGTAGTCTCAGTAGATGAGCAGGTTCCTTCCCTTCTTAACAGGCTGGAAACCGAAAATCTTGAGTACGAACTCGTAGATCTGACTCTCGAGTAA
- a CDS encoding nitrilase-related carbon-nitrogen hydrolase, with product MKVACIQMDVLHCRKQENLEKALHMALKAVRKGAELIVLPEVFSTGFCYEHFDHAAETLPSPLLENLACFSEANDCIIMGSVIEKVASEEISDIGTPADSENSTLSNSINSPFYYNLGFCFESGTLAGSYRKTHPFKTENNYFSKGDSIEPISLKKQNLKIGFEICYDLRFPEVARKLSLAGSDLLVTTAAFPNPRSEHWNILAKARSIENQIPHIACNRIGSAPDCSYFGNSMIIDAWGEVKADAGNKECIIVHDLDLSRKNEVRKMIPVFENRRIELYSEDLKII from the coding sequence GTGAAAGTTGCCTGTATACAGATGGACGTGCTGCATTGCAGAAAACAGGAAAACCTTGAAAAAGCTCTTCATATGGCTCTTAAAGCGGTAAGAAAAGGAGCCGAACTCATTGTTTTACCCGAGGTCTTCTCAACAGGGTTTTGCTACGAGCATTTTGACCATGCAGCAGAGACCTTGCCTTCTCCTCTCCTTGAAAACCTGGCCTGTTTTTCCGAGGCTAATGATTGCATTATCATGGGCTCAGTAATTGAAAAAGTCGCTTCGGAAGAGATTTCTGACATTGGAACACCTGCGGATTCTGAAAATTCTACTCTTTCGAATTCCATTAATTCCCCATTTTACTACAATCTCGGCTTTTGCTTTGAGTCAGGAACCCTTGCAGGTAGTTACCGGAAAACTCATCCCTTCAAAACCGAAAACAATTATTTCTCAAAAGGCGACTCTATAGAGCCCATTTCTCTTAAAAAGCAAAATCTGAAAATTGGTTTTGAGATCTGCTATGACCTTCGTTTTCCCGAGGTTGCAAGAAAACTTTCCCTTGCTGGTTCTGACCTGCTTGTGACCACAGCTGCATTTCCTAATCCAAGGTCTGAACACTGGAATATTCTTGCAAAGGCAAGGTCGATTGAAAACCAGATCCCACATATTGCCTGCAACAGGATAGGTTCTGCTCCTGACTGCAGTTATTTCGGCAACTCCATGATAATCGATGCCTGGGGTGAGGTAAAAGCCGATGCCGGCAATAAAGAGTGCATAATAGTGCATGACCTTGACCTGTCCAGGAAAAATGAAGTTCGTAAAATGATTCCCGTTTTTGAAAATCGGAGAATTGAGCTTTATTCTGAAGATCTAAAGATTATTTAA
- the mmrce1 gene encoding MmRce1 family CPBP family CAAX prenyl protease: MVSNYRYKPRVFFAATFILTYAFLFAAAYLSFQDENDGLYMILIILALMVPFLISFFMIFASKNSDLKKDFVNRLINLRLIRAKMLPVFFLVMPLAVLVSIFISLLFGGSVSQFQLVDGFSFSTGAVPTLFFLMLTACFEELGWRGYAFDSLQSRYTYFMASIVFGILWSLWHFPLIFVNNFYPYNILHENIWYAVNFFVGIIPMGVLISWICIKNRKSIPAAILFHFIVNICQEALNVTQTTKCIETLVITVVVAVIIVLDKEMFFSKVSPVPETQNLASETQNPASEAH; this comes from the coding sequence ATGGTCTCTAACTACAGATATAAACCCAGGGTCTTTTTTGCTGCGACCTTTATCTTAACTTATGCTTTCTTGTTTGCAGCAGCATATCTAAGTTTTCAGGACGAAAATGATGGACTTTATATGATATTAATAATTCTTGCACTGATGGTGCCTTTTTTAATCTCATTTTTTATGATTTTTGCTTCAAAAAATTCGGATTTAAAAAAGGATTTTGTTAACAGGCTTATCAACCTCAGGCTAATAAGGGCAAAAATGCTTCCAGTATTTTTCCTGGTAATGCCTCTAGCTGTTCTCGTATCCATCTTTATTTCACTTCTGTTTGGAGGATCAGTTTCGCAGTTTCAACTTGTTGATGGTTTCTCTTTCTCGACAGGGGCTGTACCTACGTTGTTTTTTCTTATGCTTACTGCATGTTTTGAAGAGCTTGGGTGGAGAGGATATGCGTTTGATAGCCTGCAGAGCCGGTACACCTACTTCATGGCATCAATAGTTTTCGGCATACTATGGTCGCTCTGGCACTTTCCTCTTATATTTGTCAACAACTTCTATCCGTATAACATTCTTCATGAAAACATATGGTATGCAGTGAATTTTTTTGTCGGCATTATCCCTATGGGCGTATTAATCAGCTGGATATGCATTAAAAATAGAAAAAGTATTCCTGCAGCAATTCTCTTTCACTTTATTGTAAATATCTGCCAGGAGGCACTGAATGTGACTCAGACGACCAAGTGCATTGAGACTTTGGTTATTACTGTAGTTGTCGCTGTTATTATTGTATTAGACAAAGAGATGTTTTTTTCAAAAGTAAGCCCTGTTCCTGAGACTCAAAATCTCGCTTCTGAAACTCAAAATCCTGCTTCTGAGGCTCACTAA
- a CDS encoding metallophosphoesterase — protein sequence MKLIVLSDTHLKNGVIPQQLQTLLNECDLIVHAGDFNTVKAYNAFNASGKLKAVSGNDDASELKKLLPERLKFEVEGVKIGVVHEGGLSVNDTTAQGYLAKEMDVDILIFGHLHRPLIEKRDVVLVCPGSPTKPRMSNPSVVELIIEKGSINGRIITLEGDTCDYIKFRDSLEKRKQEKNRNKKRA from the coding sequence ATGAAACTGATTGTACTTTCCGATACTCATCTGAAAAATGGAGTAATTCCCCAGCAACTTCAAACGCTTCTGAACGAGTGTGACCTTATAGTCCATGCAGGGGATTTCAATACTGTAAAAGCCTATAACGCCTTCAACGCCAGCGGCAAATTAAAGGCCGTTTCTGGAAACGATGATGCTTCCGAACTCAAAAAGCTCCTTCCAGAAAGACTGAAATTCGAAGTTGAAGGCGTAAAAATCGGAGTTGTACACGAAGGAGGGCTTTCGGTTAACGATACAACTGCACAGGGTTACCTGGCAAAAGAAATGGATGTAGACATTCTGATTTTCGGTCACCTGCACAGGCCTTTGATAGAGAAAAGAGATGTTGTGCTTGTTTGTCCAGGCTCTCCTACCAAACCCAGGATGTCAAACCCAAGTGTTGTAGAACTTATAATCGAAAAAGGAAGCATTAATGGCAGAATAATTACTCTTGAAGGAGATACCTGCGATTACATAAAGTTCCGGGATTCCCTGGAAAAACGCAAGCAGGAAAAAAACCGAAACAAGAAAAGGGCTTGA
- the nikC gene encoding nickel ABC transporter permease subunit NikC, whose product MTCMIENIKMAEKLSINKKRLSLWLSLWEFKKNKLVLFSILFIAILCFLALFAPYISPNDPFVQRLDKQFLSPCREYPLGTDEFGRCIFSRVIYGTRISLGIGILVVAVTSIAGTSIGLFSGYKGGLIDEILMRGVDVMLAFPNIILALMIAGLLGPGGLSVVLSLSLTQWPVYARLVRGQVLSLKKRDFVEAARALRPSNFYIMRKHILPNCMEPVIVLGTLEIANVIIFASALSFLGLGIQPPTPEWGSMLKSGIPYLRTSPHLCFIPGLMIMLTVFAFNFAADGLRASLGQSVKQEVLDR is encoded by the coding sequence ATGACATGTATGATTGAAAATATAAAAATGGCTGAAAAACTTTCTATAAATAAAAAAAGGCTAAGTCTATGGCTAAGTCTATGGGAGTTTAAAAAAAACAAACTTGTGCTCTTTAGCATTTTGTTTATTGCTATCCTATGTTTTCTGGCCCTATTTGCTCCTTATATCTCTCCAAATGATCCTTTTGTCCAGAGACTTGACAAACAATTTCTTAGTCCCTGTCGTGAATACCCTTTAGGAACCGATGAATTTGGGCGTTGCATTTTTTCAAGAGTAATTTATGGCACACGTATCTCTCTCGGCATTGGAATTCTCGTTGTTGCAGTTACATCCATTGCAGGTACCTCTATTGGGTTGTTTTCAGGGTACAAAGGAGGCCTGATTGATGAAATCCTTATGAGAGGTGTAGACGTGATGCTGGCTTTTCCCAATATTATTCTTGCCCTTATGATAGCAGGACTGCTGGGACCAGGGGGTTTAAGTGTCGTCCTATCCCTTTCCCTTACTCAGTGGCCTGTTTATGCAAGGCTTGTACGTGGACAGGTTCTCTCTTTGAAAAAGAGAGATTTTGTGGAAGCGGCAAGGGCTCTTAGACCCTCAAATTTTTACATTATGCGAAAACATATACTTCCAAACTGCATGGAACCTGTAATCGTTCTTGGAACTCTTGAGATTGCCAATGTAATAATCTTTGCCTCTGCTCTGAGTTTTCTAGGACTTGGAATCCAGCCTCCTACGCCTGAATGGGGCTCTATGCTCAAATCCGGAATTCCATACCTGCGCACATCTCCTCACCTTTGTTTTATTCCAGGTCTCATGATTATGCTTACAGTTTTTGCTTTCAATTTTGCAGCAGACGGATTAAGAGCCAGCTTGGGCCAGTCTGTTAAACAGGAGGTGCTGGACAGATGA
- a CDS encoding pyruvoyl-dependent arginine decarboxylase produces MITKLIPRKVFFTSGVGTHPENLESFEVALRDAGIEKFNLVTVSSILPPNCEIVSKEEGLAELSPGEIVFCVMSRISSNEPRRTLSTSVGCALPQSINRHGYISEYHAYGETAQDVGEHSEKLARSMYSTWTNESPLKTLSFPRSSSVDERGDWMTVISAAVFTI; encoded by the coding sequence ATGATCACGAAATTAATTCCCAGAAAAGTATTTTTTACAAGTGGAGTTGGTACACATCCCGAAAATCTTGAATCATTTGAAGTTGCACTAAGGGATGCAGGTATTGAGAAATTTAATCTTGTAACTGTAAGTTCTATCCTGCCCCCTAACTGTGAGATTGTGTCCAAAGAGGAAGGACTCGCAGAGTTAAGTCCCGGAGAGATTGTATTTTGCGTAATGTCCAGGATTTCTTCCAATGAGCCAAGAAGGACGCTCAGTACATCAGTTGGCTGTGCACTCCCGCAAAGCATAAACAGGCACGGTTACATATCAGAATATCATGCCTATGGGGAAACCGCTCAGGACGTTGGGGAACATTCAGAAAAACTTGCAAGGAGCATGTACAGCACCTGGACAAATGAATCCCCTCTCAAGACTCTCAGTTTTCCCAGGTCATCTTCTGTAGATGAACGTGGAGACTGGATGACCGTGATATCCGCAGCAGTCTTTACTATCTGA
- a CDS encoding ABC transporter ATP-binding protein, whose product MSISFLSTQLLSVENLSVSFKTSRGLVKANENISFEIKEGEIFGLIGETGCGKTTLGKALLRLLSNNARIEGRIVYRGKNILSLSEKEMRSLRGKKIGIMLQDPSICFNPVLSVGSQIAEIYRYHEGMRKKDAEKKASEMLELVGIDSSRKSEYPHQFSGGMLQRIMIAVALALKPRLLIADEPTKGLDPDMKLQILEIITKLVRKENSSMLLITHDLDVATKLTDRTAVMYAGEIVEIGKTATVISDPKHPYTFALLHSLPEKGLMTVLGQSPSLISPPSGCRYHPRCSNQLADCSKIHPELLEHVDDHFVRCLLSEKNSKNVRRKGSKNVRREAQLIPDTPSPGCAEVGVWHC is encoded by the coding sequence ATGAGTATTTCTTTCCTCTCCACTCAACTCCTTTCAGTAGAAAACCTGAGCGTCTCTTTCAAAACCTCAAGGGGCCTTGTAAAAGCAAACGAGAACATTTCCTTTGAGATCAAAGAAGGAGAAATTTTTGGGCTTATTGGAGAAACAGGCTGTGGAAAAACTACCCTTGGAAAAGCCCTTTTGAGGCTGCTCTCAAATAATGCAAGGATAGAAGGGAGAATCGTTTACAGGGGTAAGAATATATTAAGTCTTTCTGAAAAAGAAATGAGGAGCCTGAGAGGAAAGAAAATAGGGATCATGCTACAGGACCCTTCAATCTGTTTTAACCCCGTACTCTCTGTAGGAAGTCAAATTGCTGAAATTTATCGATACCATGAAGGCATGAGAAAAAAAGATGCAGAAAAAAAAGCTTCAGAGATGCTTGAGCTTGTTGGAATAGATTCCTCAAGAAAGTCTGAATATCCTCACCAGTTTAGTGGTGGGATGCTGCAGAGAATTATGATAGCAGTAGCGCTTGCTCTCAAGCCAAGACTTCTTATTGCAGACGAACCTACAAAGGGGCTTGATCCTGATATGAAATTGCAAATTCTAGAAATTATTACCAAGCTTGTCCGGAAGGAAAATTCTTCCATGCTCTTAATTACTCATGATCTGGATGTAGCCACTAAACTTACAGATAGGACTGCAGTGATGTATGCAGGAGAAATCGTTGAAATCGGGAAGACAGCAACGGTCATTTCCGATCCAAAACACCCTTATACTTTTGCACTACTGCATTCTCTTCCAGAAAAAGGGCTAATGACTGTTTTAGGTCAGTCTCCAAGCCTGATCTCCCCTCCTTCCGGTTGCAGGTACCATCCCCGATGTAGTAACCAGCTGGCAGACTGCTCAAAGATCCACCCTGAACTATTGGAACATGTAGATGATCATTTTGTCCGCTGCTTATTATCTGAAAAAAACAGTAAGAATGTAAGAAGAAAAGGCAGTAAGAATGTAAGAAGAGAAGCACAATTGATCCCAGATACTCCCTCTCCTGGGTGTGCGGAGGTGGGCGTATGGCATTGTTAG
- a CDS encoding ArsR family transcriptional regulator: MGKRTRIINDPSYLVPLLRTFGSRTHKRIFDTLSSKWMTKAEIDEFMGADSSRSLHILKKAGLLESQWRVPEAGQKPSKEYHSSYSKVQVNFQCSFEDLSDIIMLTFKPYDEVKDAMEELEKLVEEGNTSMSSLTRTLNRNPFYICAVARRSERLSVMGQRLKIIEDVEENYD; encoded by the coding sequence ATGGGTAAACGAACTCGAATAATTAACGATCCTTCCTATTTAGTACCATTACTCAGGACTTTTGGGTCAAGAACTCACAAAAGAATATTTGACACACTTTCAAGCAAATGGATGACAAAAGCAGAAATAGATGAATTCATGGGTGCAGACTCATCAAGAAGCCTTCATATCTTGAAAAAAGCCGGGCTCTTGGAGAGCCAGTGGAGAGTTCCAGAGGCAGGGCAAAAACCCTCCAAAGAATACCACAGTTCCTATTCCAAGGTTCAGGTTAATTTTCAGTGTTCTTTTGAGGATTTAAGCGATATCATCATGCTGACCTTCAAACCATACGATGAGGTCAAGGATGCGATGGAAGAACTGGAAAAGCTAGTAGAAGAAGGCAATACCTCCATGAGCAGCCTCACACGGACACTTAATAGAAACCCATTTTATATTTGTGCTGTCGCCCGTAGATCTGAAAGGCTTTCTGTAATGGGGCAACGGTTAAAAATAATTGAAGATGTAGAGGAGAACTACGATTGA
- a CDS encoding class I SAM-dependent methyltransferase: MDPCNIDWNEVWKRTLERELESNKNVDCSSIWQNKERARRFWNMFQDNNAKAITEKRIKGMKLSSDSRVLDIGSGPGTLAIPIAQQVAHVTAVEPSDGMMSIMQENIKEYGINNIDCVHKDWEAIDVESDLSAPYDVVFASYSLGMKDIRTSVQKMIAASSRYVYLYWFAGETSWDAHSRRLWPFLHGREYQPAPKCDVLYNVLYNMGIYPNVKVFPFEHIHRYATFEEAVEDFKSYYNVTSSTQETVLRSYLKDILEVDNENLIQRGWSTRVKMWWEKQTE; encoded by the coding sequence ATGGATCCATGTAACATTGACTGGAATGAAGTCTGGAAAAGGACGTTGGAAAGAGAGTTAGAATCGAACAAAAATGTAGATTGTTCATCTATATGGCAGAACAAGGAAAGAGCCAGACGCTTCTGGAATATGTTTCAGGATAATAACGCAAAGGCAATAACCGAAAAGAGGATAAAGGGCATGAAACTCTCTTCTGACTCCAGAGTTCTTGATATAGGGTCAGGACCCGGTACCCTTGCAATTCCAATTGCACAGCAGGTAGCTCATGTAACTGCTGTTGAACCTTCTGACGGCATGATGAGCATCATGCAGGAAAACATTAAAGAGTACGGAATCAATAACATCGACTGCGTACACAAAGATTGGGAAGCCATTGATGTCGAATCCGACCTTTCTGCTCCTTATGATGTGGTTTTTGCTTCTTATTCCTTGGGCATGAAAGACATACGGACTTCGGTTCAAAAAATGATAGCTGCTTCTTCAAGGTATGTTTATCTGTACTGGTTTGCGGGGGAAACTTCATGGGATGCGCATTCTCGGAGACTCTGGCCTTTCCTTCACGGACGTGAGTATCAGCCAGCCCCGAAGTGTGATGTTCTTTACAATGTGCTCTACAATATGGGAATCTATCCAAATGTTAAAGTTTTCCCTTTCGAGCACATCCACAGGTATGCAACTTTTGAAGAAGCAGTTGAGGATTTCAAGTCGTACTACAATGTAACCTCTAGTACCCAGGAGACCGTTCTCAGGTCCTATCTGAAAGACATTCTTGAGGTAGATAATGAAAATCTTATTCAAAGAGGATGGTCTACCAGAGTAAAAATGTGGTGGGAAAAACAAACTGAGTAG
- a CDS encoding deoxyhypusine synthase yields the protein MHLNVFTDNPTVPIDVKDRSVSELMEGMLKTGFQGRKLAESVQAWHNMLKEKNMTVLMGLSGAMVPAGMRRIISYMIRERMIDCLVSTGANLFHDSHEALGKKHYVGSHLVDDENLFEHGVDRIYDVFAVEEEFRTADNLIADFAEEIGEISCSSREFMYLLGKELAKRGAAEDSIIVSAYRHNIPIFVPALSDSSIGIGLTIARRRGLKLEIDQIKDVDEVTQIVEKSGKTGVVYIGGGVPKNFIQQTEVIASILGMQIGGHDYAIQYTTDAPHWGGLSGCTFDEAVSWGKIASQAKKVQVFVDATIALPIVAHALYEKCRELKRNAPIFNWDGPEGLDIDYRE from the coding sequence ATGCATCTTAATGTATTCACAGATAACCCAACCGTTCCGATAGATGTAAAGGACAGATCTGTAAGCGAATTGATGGAAGGAATGCTTAAGACAGGCTTCCAGGGAAGAAAGCTGGCCGAATCTGTCCAGGCATGGCACAACATGCTAAAAGAAAAGAATATGACCGTGCTTATGGGCCTGTCAGGAGCTATGGTCCCTGCTGGCATGCGCAGGATTATTTCCTATATGATCCGGGAGAGGATGATAGACTGTCTTGTAAGCACAGGAGCAAACCTGTTCCATGATTCGCACGAAGCGCTTGGCAAGAAACACTATGTGGGTTCACATCTGGTTGACGATGAAAACCTCTTTGAGCACGGCGTTGACAGGATCTATGACGTTTTTGCAGTTGAAGAAGAGTTCAGAACCGCAGATAACCTGATTGCGGATTTTGCAGAAGAAATTGGGGAAATTTCCTGTTCCTCAAGGGAATTTATGTACCTGCTCGGAAAGGAACTGGCAAAACGCGGAGCGGCTGAAGATTCTATAATCGTAAGTGCATACAGACATAATATTCCTATATTCGTTCCTGCACTTTCAGACAGTTCAATAGGAATCGGGCTAACCATTGCAAGAAGAAGAGGATTGAAACTTGAGATTGACCAGATAAAAGACGTTGATGAGGTTACTCAGATTGTAGAAAAATCAGGAAAAACAGGAGTTGTCTATATTGGAGGTGGAGTCCCTAAGAATTTTATTCAGCAGACTGAAGTGATAGCTTCTATTCTTGGAATGCAAATCGGAGGGCATGATTATGCAATTCAGTACACTACTGATGCCCCTCACTGGGGAGGACTTTCAGGCTGCACTTTCGATGAAGCCGTTTCCTGGGGAAAAATTGCATCTCAGGCAAAAAAAGTGCAGGTCTTCGTGGATGCTACTATAGCTCTCCCTATTGTAGCCCATGCACTTTATGAAAAATGCCGTGAACTGAAGCGAAATGCGCCGATTTTTAACTGGGACGGGCCTGAAGGGCTTGATATTGATTATAGAGAATAA